The bacterium genome window below encodes:
- a CDS encoding site-2 protease family protein, translating to MLLTIVSFIITIGVIITVHEFGHFLAARLTGMRVKKFSIGFPPKMISRTIGNTEFILSWIPLGGYVQIAGMVDESLEGEEVTGAPDEFMSKNPPQKVFVLSAGVILNYLTAFLIIAGLAATLGMGEISGTRVGEVMSGMPAEAAGIVAGDQIISVNGSKTQTWEELVEAVGGSADTVHLLILRVDGSEWSTTVPTQAAG from the coding sequence ATGTTATTGACGATCGTCTCGTTCATCATTACGATTGGAGTTATCATCACCGTACACGAGTTCGGTCACTTTCTTGCGGCGCGGTTGACCGGCATGCGTGTGAAAAAGTTCTCGATCGGTTTCCCGCCGAAGATGATCAGCCGGACGATCGGGAACACGGAATTCATTCTATCCTGGATTCCACTCGGCGGCTACGTGCAGATCGCGGGGATGGTGGATGAATCCCTTGAGGGCGAAGAGGTGACGGGAGCGCCGGACGAGTTCATGTCGAAGAATCCTCCGCAGAAGGTCTTCGTGCTGTCGGCCGGAGTGATTCTCAATTACCTGACGGCGTTCCTGATTATCGCCGGACTGGCCGCTACACTCGGGATGGGCGAGATCTCGGGAACGCGGGTGGGTGAGGTCATGAGCGGCATGCCGGCCGAGGCGGCCGGAATTGTGGCCGGTGATCAGATCATCTCGGTAAACGGCTCGAAAACTCAAACGTGGGAAGAACTCGTCGAGGCGGTCGGCGGTTCGGCGGATACGGTTCATCTGCTGATCCTGAGAGTGGACGGTTCCGAGTGGTCCACGACCGTGCCAACTCAGGCCGCGGG
- the dxr gene encoding 1-deoxy-D-xylulose-5-phosphate reductoisomerase, protein MTECHRPTRLVIQGATGSIGRSTLDVVRAHRDRFEIVGVAAGRSAYRLLEIAREFGVTSVALSDPGGWPQFETDARQAGIGQILVGETAATKQVAFCECDLLVSAMLGSVGLEPTHEALRRGVSVALANKETLVAAGPLIMQAARAGSARIIPIDSEHSAIYQCLQGENPATIRKIWLTTSGGPFWGRSRKDLASVTPEEALRHPTWRMGDKITVDSATLFNKGLEIIEAAGLFGVGPDEIGVVCHRQSVVHSLVEFSDGSIKAQLSTPDMRLPILYALGYPARVTSHLVDTPMDRLPSLTFEPVPWEEFPCLQLALEALRRGGTAPAALSAADEVAVQAFLDRRIGFNDIADVLQDVLEDWKDEALTDLEIVRHADRSARRKAEETVVKRMTRKVLGSCY, encoded by the coding sequence TTGACCGAGTGCCATCGTCCCACGCGACTCGTGATTCAGGGAGCGACCGGTTCGATCGGGCGGAGCACTCTCGATGTCGTACGAGCTCATCGCGACCGATTTGAGATTGTCGGCGTCGCGGCGGGGCGTTCTGCATATAGACTACTCGAAATTGCCCGCGAGTTCGGCGTCACATCCGTAGCGTTGTCGGACCCGGGCGGGTGGCCGCAGTTTGAAACGGATGCCCGGCAGGCGGGGATCGGGCAGATTCTGGTTGGGGAAACCGCGGCAACGAAGCAAGTGGCTTTCTGCGAATGTGATCTTCTGGTGAGCGCAATGCTCGGCAGTGTAGGCCTCGAACCCACGCATGAAGCGTTGCGTCGCGGGGTGTCGGTGGCGCTGGCCAATAAAGAGACGCTTGTGGCCGCCGGGCCGCTGATTATGCAAGCGGCGCGTGCCGGCAGCGCACGTATCATTCCCATTGATTCCGAACACAGTGCGATCTACCAGTGTTTACAGGGGGAGAATCCAGCGACGATTCGCAAGATTTGGCTGACCACGTCAGGCGGGCCGTTTTGGGGTCGCTCACGGAAAGATCTGGCTTCAGTAACTCCCGAAGAAGCTCTGCGACATCCAACGTGGCGAATGGGTGACAAGATCACCGTGGACTCGGCGACGCTCTTTAACAAGGGTCTGGAGATCATCGAGGCGGCGGGGCTTTTTGGCGTCGGTCCGGATGAAATCGGAGTCGTGTGTCATCGTCAGTCGGTCGTGCATTCGCTGGTGGAGTTCTCCGACGGCAGCATCAAGGCGCAGTTAAGCACGCCAGACATGCGCTTGCCGATTCTGTACGCGCTGGGCTATCCCGCACGCGTGACGAGCCATCTGGTGGATACTCCAATGGATCGTCTCCCATCGCTGACGTTTGAACCGGTACCCTGGGAGGAGTTCCCTTGTTTGCAGCTTGCTCTGGAAGCGCTCCGGCGAGGTGGAACGGCGCCGGCGGCGCTGTCGGCGGCGGACGAGGTGGCAGTTCAGGCGTTTCTTGACAGACGCATAGGCTTCAACGATATCGCGGACGTCCTGCAGGACGTACTCGAGGACTGGAAGGATGAAGCGCTCACCGACCTTGAAATCGTTCGCCATGCCGACCGTAGCGCACGAAGAAAGGCCGAAGAAACGGTGGTGAAAAGGATGACTCGGAAGGTATTAGGCTCATGTTATTGA
- a CDS encoding lipoate--protein ligase family protein, translated as MDLAIHQDSPLPGAILMAQDRALLESLDRAPMGSVLRFYEWSEPTISLGFHQSADILDSDRMVRDSLPWVRRPTGGAAVLHSEELTYAIVVPFDGRSAAAALIQEATSRALADGLRAVGVEAEVFARGEPLSSLPNRTSCFARTSRWEVVARGKKIVGSAQRRLTRAVLQHGSILTGDDHLRIVEYLRLPDESARRGLQDRLRERSTSVAAELGMLLPNTVLREALARSFAAVFRNVHVSSRTKAIEA; from the coding sequence ATGGACTTGGCGATTCATCAGGATTCACCGCTGCCGGGCGCGATTCTGATGGCGCAGGACCGGGCTCTGTTGGAAAGCCTTGATCGCGCACCGATGGGAAGCGTTCTTCGATTCTACGAGTGGTCGGAACCGACGATCTCCCTTGGATTCCATCAGTCTGCGGACATTCTGGACTCGGATCGCATGGTACGGGATTCCCTGCCGTGGGTGCGGCGACCCACCGGCGGCGCTGCCGTGTTGCATAGCGAAGAATTGACCTACGCCATCGTCGTTCCTTTCGATGGACGTTCCGCGGCGGCGGCGCTCATTCAGGAGGCTACGAGTCGCGCCCTCGCCGATGGACTCCGCGCGGTTGGCGTAGAGGCCGAAGTATTCGCGCGCGGAGAACCGCTGTCGTCATTGCCGAATCGAACGTCGTGCTTTGCCCGCACGTCGCGCTGGGAAGTTGTGGCGAGGGGCAAGAAGATCGTGGGGAGCGCGCAACGACGATTGACACGCGCCGTTTTGCAGCACGGTTCCATTCTGACGGGAGACGATCACCTGCGAATCGTCGAGTATCTCCGCTTGCCGGATGAATCCGCGAGGAGGGGGCTGCAAGACCGTCTGCGGGAACGTTCGACGTCGGTGGCAGCGGAATTGGGAATGCTCCTTCCCAATACGGTTCTCAGGGAAGCTCTGGCGCGGAGCTTTGCCGCGGTGTTCCGCAATGTTCATGTTTCTTCCCGCACCAAAGCGATTGAGGCTTGA
- the lpxA gene encoding acyl-ACP--UDP-N-acetylglucosamine O-acyltransferase, translating into MANIHATAIVSARAQIATDVEIGPYSVIDDGVVIGSGCRIAAGVRLHSGVHLEEGVQIYHAAAIGGEPQDLKFGGEETTVSVGSHTVIREFVTVSRGTKATGRTIIGKDCMLMAYAHVAHDCVLGDNIILANSVNIAGHVEIEDYAIIGGVVPIHQFVHIGRHSMIGGGFRVPKDVPPYILAAGYPLRYCGLNVVGLRRRGFSTEARANLKRAYQWLFSSRIPMSQAVERIRTEMADCEEIRILLEFIARSKRGLLPGRSFAGGDEEL; encoded by the coding sequence ATGGCGAACATTCACGCCACGGCAATTGTTTCGGCACGGGCGCAAATAGCGACGGACGTTGAAATCGGTCCATACTCTGTGATTGATGACGGAGTGGTCATTGGCTCCGGCTGCCGGATTGCCGCTGGGGTACGACTGCATTCCGGCGTGCATCTGGAGGAGGGCGTGCAGATCTATCACGCTGCAGCCATCGGCGGCGAACCACAGGATCTGAAATTCGGAGGCGAAGAAACAACGGTTTCCGTTGGCTCCCATACGGTCATCCGCGAATTCGTGACGGTCAGCCGGGGAACGAAGGCTACCGGACGAACGATTATCGGAAAAGACTGCATGCTCATGGCTTACGCTCACGTGGCCCATGATTGCGTCTTGGGTGATAATATCATCCTGGCCAATTCAGTAAATATCGCGGGGCACGTGGAGATTGAAGACTACGCCATTATCGGCGGTGTCGTTCCGATTCACCAATTCGTGCATATCGGGCGACACAGCATGATCGGCGGCGGCTTCCGCGTGCCCAAGGATGTGCCCCCCTACATTCTGGCGGCCGGATATCCGCTGCGCTACTGCGGTTTGAACGTGGTGGGTTTGCGGCGACGCGGTTTCTCAACGGAAGCGCGGGCCAATCTCAAACGCGCCTATCAATGGCTTTTCTCCTCACGGATTCCCATGAGTCAAGCGGTCGAGCGGATCCGAACGGAAATGGCGGACTGTGAAGAGATTCGGATTCTCCTGGAGTTCATCGCGCGCTCGAAGCGGGGACTGCTTCCGGGACGCAGTTTTGCCGGTGGTGACGAGGAACTGTGA
- a CDS encoding bifunctional UDP-3-O-[3-hydroxymyristoyl] N-acetylglucosamine deacetylase/3-hydroxyacyl-ACP dehydratase, which produces MSERQKTIAGEISLTGIGLHTGHETQLTFRPAEPNTGIRFRRTDLSEIKEIPAVVENVVEISRGTVLGKDGARVHTVEHVLAAVTGLGIDNIIIELSSDEPPVMDGSAHPFVLALRQAGIAEQEPLRDYLDVEKTLSYRDEANGVDIVVVPSAELRITYMIDYPHPSVGTQYTSMYSLDEFVEEFSLARTFCLLSETEELKAKGLIQGGTLDNAVVFVDRQLTEADLQRFKRTFRYNGNVVLGEATLDNRPLRFRNEPVRHKTLDLIGDLALVGVPVRGHVLAARGGHTSHVEVARMLRKLYETQQLTRRFGSKGGRGYVFDSQAIEKLLPHAYPMLLVDRILELTPLEKVVGIKNVTRNEPFFDGHFPGQPIMPGVLIIECMGQTGGVLLLNSVEQPETKVVYFTGLDNVKFRKTVIPGDQIRFTVTMSLFRRGLCKMHGEAHVDGVLVAEADMTAVVMDREEQ; this is translated from the coding sequence GTGAGCGAGCGACAGAAGACAATCGCGGGGGAAATCAGTCTCACCGGTATCGGGCTTCACACCGGTCACGAGACTCAGCTGACGTTTCGTCCGGCCGAACCCAACACGGGAATTCGCTTCCGTCGGACCGACCTTTCGGAGATCAAGGAAATTCCGGCGGTAGTTGAAAACGTCGTGGAAATATCGCGCGGCACGGTTCTCGGAAAAGACGGCGCCCGCGTTCACACGGTCGAGCACGTGTTGGCGGCCGTAACGGGATTGGGCATTGACAACATCATTATTGAATTGTCCTCCGACGAACCGCCGGTCATGGATGGTAGCGCCCATCCGTTTGTCCTCGCTTTGCGGCAAGCCGGCATCGCCGAGCAGGAGCCGTTGCGCGACTATTTGGACGTCGAGAAGACGCTGTCGTACCGTGACGAAGCGAACGGAGTGGACATCGTCGTTGTTCCCTCCGCCGAGTTGCGCATTACCTACATGATTGACTATCCCCATCCCTCGGTCGGTACGCAATACACTTCCATGTACTCATTGGATGAATTCGTGGAGGAGTTCAGCTTGGCGCGGACGTTCTGTCTGCTATCGGAAACCGAAGAGCTGAAAGCAAAGGGACTGATCCAGGGAGGAACGCTGGACAACGCCGTGGTATTCGTAGACCGGCAATTGACGGAGGCCGATCTGCAAAGGTTTAAGAGAACGTTTCGCTACAACGGAAACGTAGTCCTGGGCGAGGCAACGCTCGACAATCGTCCCTTGCGCTTCCGCAACGAACCGGTGCGCCATAAGACTCTCGACCTGATCGGAGATCTCGCATTGGTGGGTGTCCCCGTACGCGGCCACGTGTTGGCGGCGCGCGGCGGTCATACGTCGCACGTGGAAGTGGCGCGTATGCTGCGGAAGCTATACGAAACCCAGCAACTGACGCGGAGATTCGGCAGCAAGGGCGGACGCGGATACGTCTTCGACTCACAAGCCATCGAGAAGCTGCTGCCGCATGCCTATCCGATGCTGTTGGTGGATCGTATTCTTGAGCTGACGCCCCTGGAAAAGGTGGTGGGGATCAAGAACGTCACTCGGAATGAGCCGTTTTTCGACGGACATTTCCCCGGACAGCCCATCATGCCGGGCGTATTGATCATCGAGTGTATGGGACAAACCGGCGGAGTCTTGCTGTTGAATTCGGTGGAACAACCCGAGACGAAGGTGGTCTATTTCACGGGACTGGACAACGTGAAGTTCCGCAAGACGGTGATTCCGGGAGATCAGATTCGATTTACGGTTACAATGAGCCTGTTCCGACGCGGCTTGTGCAAGATGCACGGCGAGGCGCACGTGGACGGTGTGCTGGTCGCCGAGGCGGACATGACGGCCGTCGTTATGGATCGAGAAGAGCAATAG
- the lpxD gene encoding UDP-3-O-(3-hydroxymyristoyl)glucosamine N-acyltransferase produces the protein MTAADAAAFLGGTLVGDGSIVLRGVAKIEEAGPADLSFIANVKYTKYLHTTTAGAVLIAPGAYDRARCTRTLIEVPDPYFAFLKMLERFHPRQTWLHPGIDPSAVISPEAVLAEGVTIGAFVFVGPCTRIGRGTVLHPHVVVAANVVIGENCEIHSHVSLREGVRLGNRVIIQNGAVIGGDGFGFAPCGEGYQKIPQMGTVVIQDDVEIGANTTLDRATLGETVIGKGTKLDNLIQIGHNVTIGSHTVIAAQTGVSGSVRIGDRCRIGGQVGLVGHLNIGDEVMIAAQSGIAHDVATGEAFAGSPARPLNLWKRVEASLSRLPELLRRVRDIETAVFGKGAERKMPK, from the coding sequence ATGACCGCGGCGGATGCGGCTGCCTTTCTTGGCGGAACGCTCGTGGGTGATGGAAGCATCGTCCTGCGCGGCGTGGCAAAAATCGAGGAGGCCGGCCCCGCCGATCTCAGCTTCATTGCCAACGTGAAGTACACGAAGTACCTTCACACGACGACCGCGGGCGCCGTTCTGATTGCGCCCGGCGCGTATGATCGTGCCCGCTGCACGCGGACGCTAATTGAGGTCCCGGATCCGTATTTTGCCTTTCTGAAAATGCTTGAGCGATTCCATCCGCGGCAGACGTGGCTGCATCCGGGAATTGATCCTTCGGCGGTTATCTCGCCCGAAGCGGTGCTGGCCGAGGGCGTAACGATCGGGGCATTCGTCTTTGTCGGACCCTGCACGCGCATCGGACGAGGTACGGTACTCCATCCGCACGTCGTCGTGGCGGCGAACGTCGTCATCGGAGAGAATTGCGAGATTCACTCCCACGTGAGTCTTCGCGAGGGAGTGCGGCTGGGCAATCGGGTCATCATCCAGAACGGCGCCGTGATCGGCGGAGATGGTTTCGGTTTCGCTCCGTGCGGCGAGGGATACCAGAAAATTCCGCAGATGGGTACGGTGGTGATCCAAGATGACGTGGAGATCGGCGCCAACACCACGCTGGATCGGGCGACACTCGGCGAGACGGTTATCGGAAAAGGAACAAAGCTCGATAACCTGATCCAGATCGGACACAACGTTACGATCGGCAGCCACACCGTGATCGCGGCGCAGACCGGCGTTTCCGGATCGGTCAGGATCGGCGACCGATGCCGTATTGGCGGACAGGTCGGACTCGTGGGCCACCTCAATATCGGCGATGAGGTGATGATTGCCGCCCAATCCGGTATCGCCCATGATGTAGCTACCGGGGAAGCCTTTGCCGGCAGTCCCGCGCGCCCCCTCAACCTCTGGAAACGCGTTGAAGCGTCCCTGTCGCGGTTGCCGGAACTGCTGCGACGCGTGCGAGACATCGAGACCGCCGTTTTCGGGAAAGGCGCAGAGAGGAAGATGCCAAAGTGA
- a CDS encoding OmpH family outer membrane protein encodes MRRFIIGLLAFGVLLGVGTSNAKELRIAYVDSERLLESSEDFRQVRQKLQEEERGYANQASALEEAVRAMAEELRAQSLMLSQEARKEREDRFVEKQRDLDNFRREIWGENGKLFERNMELSKPVLDKINEAIQKVAEEAGYDYVFDAAAASIVYALPEYDITDRVLDELKKE; translated from the coding sequence ATGCGACGTTTCATCATTGGTCTCTTGGCGTTTGGCGTGCTGCTCGGTGTCGGCACATCCAACGCCAAGGAATTGCGCATCGCCTACGTGGACTCTGAGCGATTGCTGGAAAGCAGCGAAGACTTCCGGCAGGTTCGGCAAAAACTGCAGGAAGAGGAACGCGGCTACGCGAATCAGGCGTCAGCCCTCGAAGAAGCCGTGCGGGCGATGGCGGAGGAGCTTCGCGCTCAGAGTCTTATGTTGTCCCAAGAAGCGCGCAAAGAACGCGAGGATCGCTTCGTTGAAAAACAGCGCGATCTGGACAATTTCCGTCGCGAGATCTGGGGGGAAAACGGCAAGCTCTTCGAGCGGAACATGGAACTCTCCAAGCCGGTCTTGGATAAAATCAACGAGGCGATTCAAAAAGTCGCCGAAGAGGCCGGGTATGACTACGTGTTCGACGCGGCGGCCGCCAGCATCGTCTATGCCTTGCCGGAATACGATATCACCGACCGAGTCTTGGACGAGCTGAAGAAGGAGTAG
- the bamA gene encoding outer membrane protein assembly factor BamA, producing MRSYAWQIARWAIIVFIVATTISVPAAAQTRVRILGLSIAGNETADAGLIRAHSGLAVGKEITGDDVQTAIHQLWKLGLFEDVAILEEREATEGVYLLIRVREYPRLERLEISGNRKLKGDDLDKLVHITTGQVVQPRDLVVMRNRLKRKYAEMGYLLAEVDVEAYISGATGRQIVEVRIKEGRKVKIRQINVVGNLAYSDGTLRRKMKGTRRKTFFRSGEFKREKLEEDERTLVEFYRSHGYRNAEIVSDTVSYSVDRRWIYLTITITEDEQYRYGQFEWTGNRLFSTEELGAKLRVKPDELYNSGKLDQSLADIGSLYYGRGYIYASVTPVERIRAANVVDVEFDVVEGSEFKVNRIFIEGNTKTKERVVRRELVLYPGETFDVSKLQRSIREVTILNYFASVIPDVVPVSDNQVDLYVRVEEKSTEQANVSAGYSQRDGFIGSVGFQMSNFLGNGQLFSLDWNFGRIYRSFSISFTEPWFRNRRTLVGASFFDTHRGGSYYGFDEDIIGGTLRIGQRLKWPDDYFRVDYIYRLDRTKYSRFSEAFRASNPRGLQEDVARISSSLTQILARDSRNDPEFPSMGSVNTLRTELTGGPLGGNDQFVKAELSNQWYLPLAGQLVLASRSEMGALDGLTRNPKDIPYYDYFFMGGAGLSLGTSLRGYDEREVGPQTGGFAVGGKTLFKQSLELRYPIVRNPTVFVLGFAEAGNIWWSFEETDPTDLKRSVGLGVRLFMPFIGMIGLDYGLGLDYLDARGLRTTKWVPHFQFGRGF from the coding sequence ATGCGCTCTTATGCTTGGCAGATCGCACGGTGGGCGATCATCGTTTTCATCGTTGCGACGACCATCTCCGTACCGGCGGCCGCCCAAACCCGTGTCCGAATTCTGGGGCTCTCCATTGCCGGCAACGAAACCGCGGATGCAGGGCTGATTCGCGCTCATTCGGGACTTGCGGTGGGAAAGGAAATCACCGGAGACGACGTTCAGACGGCGATTCATCAGCTCTGGAAGCTGGGATTGTTTGAGGACGTTGCGATCCTTGAAGAGCGGGAAGCCACCGAGGGAGTCTATCTGTTGATTCGCGTTCGTGAGTACCCTCGACTGGAACGACTGGAGATCTCGGGAAATCGAAAGCTCAAGGGCGATGATCTCGACAAACTGGTGCACATTACCACCGGTCAGGTGGTACAGCCGCGGGACTTGGTGGTGATGCGAAATCGCTTGAAACGCAAGTACGCGGAGATGGGATACCTTCTCGCGGAAGTGGACGTCGAAGCCTACATTTCGGGTGCGACCGGCCGGCAGATTGTTGAGGTGCGGATCAAGGAAGGCCGCAAAGTCAAGATTCGGCAGATCAACGTCGTGGGAAACCTGGCCTACAGCGATGGCACGCTGCGGAGAAAAATGAAGGGCACGCGACGGAAGACGTTTTTCCGATCCGGTGAATTCAAACGCGAGAAACTCGAAGAAGACGAGCGGACGCTGGTCGAATTCTATCGCAGTCACGGCTATCGAAACGCCGAGATTGTATCGGACACCGTTTCCTATAGCGTAGACCGTCGCTGGATCTACCTCACGATCACGATCACGGAAGACGAACAATACCGCTACGGTCAATTCGAGTGGACGGGCAATCGGCTTTTCTCGACCGAAGAACTGGGCGCGAAGCTGCGCGTGAAGCCGGACGAGCTCTACAACAGCGGCAAACTGGATCAAAGCCTTGCCGACATCGGCTCCCTGTACTACGGGCGGGGATACATCTACGCCAGCGTGACTCCGGTGGAACGCATTCGCGCCGCCAACGTCGTAGACGTCGAGTTCGACGTTGTGGAAGGAAGCGAGTTTAAGGTCAACCGCATCTTCATCGAAGGGAACACCAAGACCAAAGAACGCGTCGTCCGTCGCGAGCTGGTGTTGTATCCGGGCGAGACGTTCGACGTATCGAAGCTTCAGCGATCCATCCGTGAAGTGACCATTCTGAATTATTTCGCGAGCGTCATCCCCGATGTCGTGCCGGTCAGCGACAATCAGGTGGATTTGTACGTCCGCGTCGAAGAGAAATCCACCGAACAAGCTAATGTGTCGGCCGGCTATTCGCAGCGCGATGGATTCATCGGATCGGTGGGATTTCAGATGAGCAACTTCCTCGGCAATGGACAGCTGTTCTCTCTGGATTGGAATTTCGGAAGAATTTATCGCTCGTTTTCCATCAGCTTCACGGAACCCTGGTTCCGGAACCGGCGGACGCTGGTTGGCGCGTCGTTCTTCGACACCCATCGTGGCGGGAGCTACTACGGATTCGATGAAGACATCATCGGCGGAACGCTGCGGATCGGTCAGCGATTGAAATGGCCCGACGACTACTTCCGCGTGGACTATATCTACCGTTTGGATCGCACCAAATACTCGCGGTTTTCAGAGGCGTTCCGTGCGAGCAATCCCCGCGGCCTGCAGGAGGACGTGGCGCGGATTTCCTCAAGCCTGACCCAGATACTGGCGCGCGACAGCCGCAATGATCCGGAGTTCCCGTCCATGGGTTCCGTCAATACGCTTCGCACGGAACTGACCGGCGGTCCACTCGGCGGAAACGATCAATTCGTCAAAGCCGAGCTGTCGAATCAATGGTACCTTCCACTGGCGGGACAACTGGTCTTGGCTTCGCGCAGCGAAATGGGAGCGTTAGACGGCCTGACGCGAAATCCGAAAGATATTCCCTACTACGACTACTTTTTTATGGGCGGGGCGGGATTGTCACTCGGCACGTCACTGCGGGGATACGACGAGCGTGAGGTGGGTCCGCAGACGGGCGGCTTCGCCGTGGGCGGCAAGACGCTGTTCAAACAATCCCTGGAATTGCGGTATCCGATCGTGAGAAATCCGACCGTGTTCGTCTTGGGATTCGCCGAAGCCGGAAACATCTGGTGGAGCTTTGAGGAGACTGATCCGACCGATCTGAAGCGATCGGTCGGGCTCGGTGTGCGGCTCTTCATGCCGTTCATCGGCATGATCGGCCTGGACTACGGCCTAGGACTCGACTACTTGGATGCGCGTGGATTGCGCACGACCAAGTGGGTCCCGCATTTTCAATTCGGACGCGGATTCTGA